A segment of the Devriesea agamarum genome:
GTGTTCGTCTGCTCTCCCCTTCTGCTTCCCCCGGTCGTCAACGAGATTGTTCGCCTGGTTCATCTGGGAGGGGAGGTCGTGGTGATCGACACCCTTCCCAGTTCACTGGGATCGCTGCACCACCTGGGCCGGGATGGGAACCAGTCTTTGGACCGACCACCTGGACCCTCGTTAATCCAGATCTCCGGTGTGACGGCGGGGCAGACTCTCACCCAGTCTCTGGACCGGGCTCTCGATTCATCGCCGGACGCCCCTTTGCGACCCAACCGAGGACCGCTGTCTGATCCCCATTTCTGGCAAGAAGCGTGGGTTCTTCGGCGTTTAGAACGCGAGCAAACCGTGGATCATTTACGTCGGCTCGGCGTTCCAGTCACCCCGTGGACCGGCCCCTCAGCACTTACGCAGGTCCTCCAGGCCATGTCGCGAGCCAGGTCCGCGCCGCGGCTTCGGAGGTCTCGATGATGCGCCAGCTGGGTATTCAGCTCACCGATCTGGTCGACCGCGCACGAGCGCTGAGCATCGGCCAGTTTTTCCTGCGGCTCACCGGCCTCATCGGAGGTGAACTCAGTCTGATCCTGGCTTCTTTATGGACACCTGGCGGCATGACCGCCCCCGTCGTCTGGAGCACTATCGCTATGGTGATTGGCACCGTCGGCTGTGTGTTCTCGACCCTCAGACCCGACTCGACGGCGACGCTCGCCGTCGCTCTGATATGCCTGGTGAGCATCTCCTTCTCCCCGGGATCAGGTGATCTGCTGTCTGTAATCCGTCTGATCCTGATCGGACTTTTTCTTCTCATCACCCATATGAGCTGGGCTTATGCTGCGCTCGGTCCGGGTTACGCACGGGTTTCGCCGCGGCTTGTGCGCATCGGCGCCTTCCATACCGTCGTGATTGCGTTCATCTCGGTCCCGGCTGCGGCCTGGTTATGGTTCATGCCCGCTGCGGGTGGCCCCACCGTCGGAAAAGCGTTACTGCTGAGCGGTACCGTCGCGGTTCTCGGGGTTACGGTGGCGGTTTTACATCGGAGACATTGAGTCGGAAACATTGGGGCTGGTGCGGGCCAACCTCCCTCCCACCTCACGCTTCGCCTTGACCTCGGGGCTACGGTTAGGGGTATGTGGCAGCTGATGGACATGGTAAACAGGCATAAAAAGCGGATGGTCACGCGGGAAGAGGCACTACCTGGACGAAGCGCCTACAGCTACTCGCTCGCTCGGCGTCATGCGGTGCTCGGCACCGACATGCTCGGGCCCTGCTCTGCATCCGAGTATCCACCGGTGATCGACCGAGACCGCAATGCGGACCTGCCATCGTGGCCCGCCGACGCCGAGTCGATCGTGTTAGCCGGTGGCTGTTTCTGGGGCGTTGAACGCATTCTGTGGCAGCTTCCCGCCGTGCATGTGACGGCCTGTGGCTATGCCGGCGGATGGACCTCGCACCCCACCTACGACGAGGTGTGCAGCGCACAAACCGGCCACGCAGAGGCGGTGCTAGTCGTCTACACCCATGGCACATCGACACTTCGGAATCTTCTGGAACAGTTTTGGCAGCAGCACGATCCGACCACAGCCATGCGTCAGGGGAACGACATCGGCACCCAGTACCGCAGCGCCGTCTACTGGACCACGCCCGAGCAGGAAGAGCTGGTGCGCCAGGGTGCGAGGACATACCAGAGCGCACTGTCGGCGGCTGGGCGCGGACAGCTCACCACCGAACTCCTCCCCCTCCGCGAGGCCGGATGCGGGCAGTTTTTCTACGCAGAACCGGACCATCAGCAATATCTCGCCACACATCCAGACGGATACTGCAACCACGGTTTCAACGGGATCACCTGCCGGATTGCCTAATCCGCCACGCTATCGGTCCCCGAGTTGCCCACGGTGAGCCTTGCGGCGTTAGCTTGGGTAGCCGCACGCTACGCAACCAGTGTCTCCAGTTGGCGGCACATAGGCCGCTATAGAGGAGGATCCACCGGGTGAGCACTATCCAGGCCACACCTATCCAGCGCCCATTAGCTGGCCCCACCGGCACGGGGTCGCACTGTGCCTCACCTCGGCGGCTACACCAGCGTCGTCGTAAGCCTCTGACTGCCATCCACCCGGTAACACCGCGCACCCAGACCTTTATCGCGCTGGCTATCGCGGTTTGCGCCATCGTCGCCTACGGTCTGCTGTCGAGTTTGCAATGGCGCAACATTGTGGCGCCCTCCTGGGACCTAGGGATTTTCTCTCAGCTGGCGAAGGCATATGCGCACTGGTCAGCGCCGATCGTACCCATTAAGGGCCCGGGCTTTAACCTGCTTGGAGATCACTTCCATCCGATCTTGATCCTGCTCGGCCCCATATGGTCGGCGTGGCCATCGGGCTTAGCGCTGATGTGGACCCAAGCCGTTCTGTTCGGCATATCCTCAATTCCGATCACGCGTTTGGCGATTGAACGACTCGGTACGGGTTGGGGCACCGTCGTGGGTGTGGGCTACGCGTTCGTCTGGGGTCTTCAAGCGGCCCAGGCCGTACAGTTCCACGAAATTGTGTTCGCGGTGCTCTTCATAGCGTTCGGGCTCGTCGCCTACCTGCGGGGACGCTATCTCACCGCAGCACTATGGATCGCTCTGCTGGTGTTATGCAAAGAAGATCTCGGTCTCACCGTTGCCGTCTTCGGGGCAGTGCTCGCCTGGCATCGCCCCCAGTTACGGCGACTCGGCGTGGGGGTTGCCGCCTGGGGCGTCGCTTGGTTCCTCTTATCAACGTTCGTCATCCTGCCTGCGCTCAACACGGGCCACCGCTACGACTACACCGGCAACATCGGCTCACTGCTCGACATCTTCACCCCGGCTGACAAATGGGTGACTGTGATCATGCTGATCTGCACCGCCGGAGTGATTGGGCTTCGCTCACCACTCATGGCCTTGATGCTCCCGACATTGGCCTGGCGGTTTATTGGCACGGTCGACTTCTACTGGGGGTGGACGTGGCATTACAACGCCGTGTTGATGCCAATCGCTGTCGCCGCGTTAATCGAGGTGGCACCCACGGTCGGCCGACGGATTCGCAACATCGCCATCGCGGTTCTGCTTGCCATCACCGTGTCGTTGAGCGGGGCGCTCCCCTTGGCTTCGTTGCTGCGTCCGGCCTCATACACACCGTCCTGGCGGATCCCATTTGCCAATCAGGCAATAGCCGCTGTACCGGATGGTCAGACAGTGGCCTCTGATCTCACGCTCCTTTCGTATCTCGTTCCCGATCATGAAGTGCGCTGGCTGCACGGACCAGGGGACGCCTGGGCACAGGACGCACCCGACTGCGCCGTATTGGACCAGTACTCGGGTGCTTGGCCCGATGGCCTGCCAGCTGACCCAGCCGCCTGGCTCGCAGAGCGCTTCGGCCACTCTTATCAGGTCAGGGAGGACGGCGGCGGTTTCGTCGTGCTGTGCCAACCCTGACGGGACGGACGGCGGCCCCACGGATCTCGTTAGCCAAAGAGCGTACGCACGCTAATTATGGCCAGTAGGGCTAGTAATGGTTGAGAACGGTCCAACGCGACGAGATACGTTATCGAACACCGTGACAAAATCATGAACTTCGCCGTGCAATCACTGAGTAAATCCAGTTAAAATGGATACGTAGGTCCGGAGCATTCCCAAGGAATCATCGCCGCAAAAAGCTTCTCTACCGATGACCATTCTCATTGCTGAATATTAGTTAGGCCCTTAGTCTTGGGCAGATTCCCTCGACCGGCTCGTATTTATAGAGATTCGAGCTATCCCATAAATCTTCCGAGACTACTAACCTACGACTCGGAACACACGATCAGCACACTCAAACAATAGGCAGCCGCCATCAAAGCCACCGTTGACGAGGCGAGAGAAGACATCAACATCGATGCACGCAACGCTGCCAATGCGCCCGTCCACCTCACTCTTGCCCGCACCCGGAATCAGTCCGTCGAGTTATGCATATTAAGTACAACGTTAAGCATGAAGCCCCGACCCAGAGGGGCGCACTTGCCTCGATCTTCCCGATTCTATCCATGAGTTACCGATGTCGTCTTTCAATGTCCTAAATGCCGTCGATCCCCGGACGGACCACTGGCCTACATGGAAATGTTATGTATCGAAGCTCCGGCCAAGATCATCGCAAGTGCAGTAAGTCAACCCACCTGACAATGTCCCAATGCGAGCATTAAGCACCTGAACCAAGTCAGGCACCCAAAAGGAGACAAGCACCTTGAGCGGACGCACCACATAGAACGCTATCTTGTCATTCGCAATTAATTTACAGGTTCAAGCCGTAAGCACATGTCATCGCGCAATACAACCGATCATAAGAATAGTCGAATAACATGTTCAAGGCTTACAGGACAAATGTTCACTATCGCATAAAAATATACACTATCGACCACCAGTAATACAGGCAATAGACCAGCTCGCCAAGCCGAGCCGAGCCGAGCCGAGCCGAGCCGATTAATAAAAACATGATTTTACATAAGATCCAAGTCAGAACTAACCGAAAGGGCATACAACAGCATTTACATCTTAAACCGACAAGGATGCCCGAAGTGATGCCCTCGCACTCAGTATGCGATCAACCGAACAATGACCGACAAACCTTTAAAAGGATCGCCCACTCGAGAACGTCTCCACATACACCCAGCATATACGGACTCTATTTCATATATATATAGAAATAGAGGCTACACAAAATGCAAAGTCAGGCCGAGGGCACATCAACCTGACATGATGCATGTTCGGCAGGAAAATACGTGTTAATGTATCAGCTTTACACAGAATAGTGCGCGACATTGTTGAGTTATTTCCCTAAAGTCAATCTGATACCTTCTTGGCAGAACGAAACATCCGAGGTGTCAACATCTCTACAGGCACGCCCAGGGGACGCAACCAAGACGCGCCAAAGCGTGAGAGAAAGACGCGCGAGGGCTAGTGAAATTAGGAATCTCGAAATCCGGCCCCACCCCCAGATGCGGCCCATGCGCAGTAGACGCCTTGCCCATTGACAGCGTTAACTAAAGTTAATTAATAGTCTTTATACGCCCTACTCGCAGCAAAATTTAGGGAAAAGCAGTACAAATATTCCATGCAGCTACTTCGTCAACAAAAAGCACCAACAACTTTCACCTTAAAACTTGTAGAACTAGCCGAGAAGTGCCTCCATGTGCGGTGCGGCAGGTAACCCGATGCGCGCGATCAGAGGGTATGGCTAGAAGGATTTACACGTATTTATTTTCTTTTTAGGGTTTAGGGTCGATTGAACTGATGTGCAGCGAAACGTTTGGACGCAAGCGGGGAAATGAACTCTACACCGATCTCCGATATCCATACCATCAACTATTCACAAGTCCAAGCTTATGCCTATAATGGAGCTCTTTTGAAGCAAATTTCGAGCTTGCGCTATTCCAAAAAAATATGATGGCGAACAGAACCAAACGGTTACCGGGCCACACATCCAAATCCAACCTCTACACCGGTTTTTCCAGGATACCCTTACATGATGCCTAAGTATTTGATATAGGCAGGTATGCCCACTTAAAAACGTGCCCAATGTTGACACCCATAACTCCCATGTTAGATATAAGCGTATTACCAGTGGCGACATCCATGAAAAAGCGATTAAATCTAAACCTATCTCAAATCGCTCATGCATCCTTATCAAGAACACTCACGAACCACACAGATTTATTGAGGTTCAATAGAAGGAAGAACTAAAGCGCCTCAATGCAAACCCTCGAGACGTAACACTTCGCGAAAAGCGGAGTATGTAACATTCGTTATTGACATGAATATGCAAGTTCCGAGCATAACGTAAAACCTCGCCAATACCTCCTCAAGGATAGCAAAGGGGCACCAGCTTTATTACGTCATCGATGCGTCTGACGGATCTATGGTCAGGCTGTCGCTACCAAACATATGACAACTTTAGTTAGACGTACGCCGCCAACGCATGAGGTCCACGGCAACACAGCCCCGCCCCACCAACATCACCCCTACCCCACCTTCACGGCGTGTCATGTCACATCTTTTTCAGCCGCGTGGCGTACGTACGGGCACCGTCGCGCACACTTGCAAGGAAAAGCTCGTCATTCCGAACGGTCAGCCAGATCGCAGCAGTACCAAAAAGCAGAGCGAGAATCTGTTCAGCCAGTACATCGATCGGTACATCCCACAATCCCCCTGAGCGGTCCGCAATGGCATGCAGCATTTTGACGGCTTCGCGACGATAATGCTCAGTTCCCGCTTGCACGTGCGGCGCCAAACCTGGGTCTCTCAAACCAAGCAAGTAGAGTTCCTGGACAACGGCTTCCGCGCTGGCGTCATCAATAACATCCCGGGTATGCCCGATCAAAGCCCGTTCCAAAATATCTGCTGGTTCTCCGCCCTCATCCAGAGCAGACCGAAAACGCCGAGTGGCTCGCTCATTATCTGCGTCGAAAACAGCCACGATCAGATCATTTTTAGAACCGAAGGCGTAATGAACACTTCCCAAAGATATTCCGGCCTCTTCCGCAACGGCCCGAGTCGTCAGTGACCATGCGCCGTCGCGTCGCATCACTTCTATTGCAGCTCGAACTATTTCGCGACGCCGTTCAGCAACAGGCCTGTAAGCTCTCCGCGTCCGGCCCTCCCGAGCCTTCCCGACCTGTTCCGCCCCTCCCGATGGTTCGGACTGACTTGCCTGGTCATATGCATCCGCATCAGCGCGGTCACACTCATGATGTTGGTTCATCTGCGGACCTCCCTGTCCTGATTTTATGAATATAGTTTTTATCTTTATGCGTCTTCTGCCGCATCATTGTGCAGGTCGAAACACACCAGCTTCTCGCTACCCATGCCAGACACAGCTAAAGCCCAAACTCTCTAAGACGCCATACTCTAGCGGTTTATCCAGAACTCGGCAGAAGCCGAATCTTTCAAAACCGCGAATCCTCGCTCACGTTAAAGGGCAACGTCCGTTCCTCATCCCTGCTTAACCGCCTCCCTGTGGGCATCTCCTGCCCCGTCCCGCGCAGCCGGGGCGCTCTGCCGCATCAACGTGTATGCCATAAGCGCTCCACCTGCGGAGAGGATCGCGCCACAGAGCATCACCACGTCAAGCCCTTGCACGAAGGCAGAGTTTGCGACCTGAGTCAGGTGCTCACCCGCCTGGCTCGATAATGAGGTGGCTACTCCGTGAGCCTCTCCGAGGCTTTCGCGGGCAGAGGTCAACGCGGAATCCGAAGCTCCGGGCACCGTCGTCAGGTGAGCGCCGTACACGGCCAAGCCGATGCTGCCCAGCACCGCTGTTCCCATAGCGCCGCCGAACTCATACCCAGTTTCGGAAATTGCCGACGCAGCTCCGGCGCGCTCGGGCGGAGCCACCTCCAAAATCACGTCGTTCGTGAGGGTTTCCCCGAGCCCAACCCCGAGTCCCATCAGCACCCCGGAGACAACAAAAATAGGAAGATCGCTGGGTCCGCCGCTGAGCTGAGTGGCGAGCAGGAAACCTGCCGCGGTCAGGCCCAGTCCGAGCGCCACCACCGTGTGAATGGGCAGGTAGCGAGCCAAGCGGGGCGAAAGCAGCGCTCCGGCGAAGGTCACCGCCGCAAGCGGCACCATCCACAGCCCCGCCTCGAACGGGGTCTTCCCCAAAACCAGCATGAGGTGCTGAGGGAGGAAGAACATCTCCCCCGCCATCGCGAAGACGGTAATGAGGTTAACCAGCACCGCGACGGTAAACGCCCGGTGAGTAAAGAGCCCCAAATCGATCATCGGAGAGGGCAACTGTCGCTGTCTGCGAATGAACAGCGCAAGAATCACGACCCCGATCACCAGTGCGATGAGTGCCGTGAGATCCGGGTGCTTCGCCGCGGTTTTGATGGCATACACAATCGGGAGAATGCCTGCGATCGACATGAGCGCCGACAGCGGGTCGAACGGGCCGGGGTTCGGGTCTTTCGACTCGGGAATGAACAGCAATGCCCCGATCACCAGCAGGATCATCACCGGGGTGTTCATCAAGAACACCGACCCCCACCAGAAATGTTCCAGCAGGAATCCGCCGATCACCGGCCCAATGGCCGCTCCGCCGGAGAACGCAGCGGCCCACACTGCGATCGCTGTGCGCCGCTGCGTCGGGTCAGTGAAGATGGATCGGATCAGAGCCAGCGTGGATGGCATTAACGTCGCCCCGCCGAGCCCGAGCAGGCCCCGAGCAAGGATCAGCATCTCCGAGCTGGTGGAGAAAGCAGCTAGGACCGAAGCGATGCCGAAGGCAATGGACCCGGTCACGAGAAGGCGACGGCGACCGATGCGGTCCCCGAGACTTCCCATCAGAACCAGCAACCCGGCCAGCACGAACGAGTACAGGTCGATGATCCACAGCAGCTCAGCGGAACTGGGACGAAGATGGTCGCTGAGGGCGGGTACAGCAATACCCAAAACGGTCATGTCGATGCTGATGAGAAGCACCGGAAGCACGAGAACCGCGAGTGAAACCCAGCGGCGACGGGCAGACATGGGGGCCTCCTGATCTGGCGCGGCCACCCTGAAACGGTGGCGCGCATACAACAGCGGCACACCGTGTGGTCGCCGCTGAGCTCAGACTCCCACAGTTTTGGTCAAGCGTCCAATTCTTATGTGCGAGGTCTCAGGGCCCACATATAAACCGGTACCACCAGCATCGTCGGCCTGCACGAGACCGGCACACGCTCCGCCGACACGGCCCTCAAGGTATGACCGACACCGCCTTCACGGCATGGCCAACACTGTTGTGACGACATGGCCGACCCACTAGCCCAACCCATCCGGCAGCGCTATCGGACACCAGCAGGTCAACCGTTCACATCCGCACCGGTGGGGCCATCCAACTCACATCCGCACCGACCTGGTCAAGCGTTCAGACCAGCATCGACCTGGTCAACCGTTCAGAGACCGGCACCGATCGTCTGCCACAAGAAGGTGTGGATGAGAGCGTTCATGCGGGCGGCCTGCTCATTAGTGGCCGCACCGCCATGTCCACCTTCGATGTTCTCCCAAAAGCGCACGTCCTGGCCCATAGATTCCAGGGCAGCGACCAGCTTGCGCGCATGCCCCGGATGCACCCGGTCATCGCGCGTCGATGTGGTCACAAAGGTCGACGGATAAGTCACGTCCTCGCGCAGCAGATGGTACGGACTGAAAGTGCGGATGAAGTTCCAGTCCTCGGTATCGGGATCCCCATATTCGGCCATCCACGAGGCCCCGGCGAGCAAATGGGAATACCTCTTCATATCCAACAGCGGCACCTGAATCACCACGGCACCAAAGAGCTCTGGATACTGCGCCAACATGTTGCCGGTGAGCAGACCACCGTTCGATCCCCCGCGGCACGCCAACCGCTCGGTTACGGTCACCCCGCGTTCAATCAGATCCCGAGCGACCGCGGCGAAATCCTCATACGCTTTATGCCGCTTCTCTTTCAATGCGGCTTGGTGCCAGGTCGGCCCATATTCACCGCCGCCGCGAATATTAGCCAGCACGTATGTGCCACCACGTTCGAGCCATGTCTTGCCCACCGCCCCGGGATAGGCAGGGGTCAGCGATATCTCAAACCCGCCATACCCGTATAGCAGTGTCGGGTTCTTTTCCGCCGGCGAAGCATCGACATGGCCAATCTGGAAGTACGGAATGCGAGTGCCGTCCTCGCTCACCGCAAAGTGCTGCGTCACCTCGAGCCCGCTCGCATCGAACGTTGCCGGAGCGGACTTCATCCTCACCAGATCACCCGGTTGCCCACCATCGCTGACCGGACCGATATCCCCCATCCACAGCGTGGTCGGTTCGAGGAAACCAGAGGCGCTCACCCATAGCTCATCGGTCTCGTCGGCATCGACCGCACTGACCGACAGCGACCCAGGCAGATCGGGATACAGATCAGATCGCACCCATCCCCCATGATCATCTCGGACATGCACTTCGAGCCGGTGTTTCACATCTTCCAAGATGGTCAGCACCACGCAATGCCTGGTAAGCGTCACATCCTCCAGAGACGCGGATTGGGATGGTTCAAACAGCAGCGTCAGGCGGCGCTCCCCCGCCAGGTAATCATCGAGGTTGCACACGACCAGCGACCCGGCGGGATATACGTCCTCGCCCACAGTCCAGTCCATGCGCGGCATAAAGCAGATGAGATCCCGGTGAGGCATGATCTCGACGTCGGAAGGAATATCTAGCGTCACGAGCCGTTCGGACTCGCCCGGCTGTAACAGCATCTGCTCGGTGTCGTAAAACGCACGCATCCGGACCACCCAGTCTCGTTCAAACCCGGGTGAGGATTCGTGAACGGCGTAGGCCATCATGTCGGTCTCATCGGCCTCGAAGATGAGGTCGGCGTGATTGAGCGGAGTCCCCCGCGTCCACCTGCGGACCTGGCGCGGATACCCCGAGAGCGACATGCTTCCCGGGCCGAAATCCGTTGAGACGAACACGGTGTCTTCGTCAATCCAATCCATCGACCCCTTGGCGTCGGGCCGGACAAAACCGCCGTTATCTTCCGCCACAAAACGCTTGTCGACCAGGTCGAACTCGCGCGTCACGTCAGAATCTGAGCCGCCATGGGACAGCCGAATCAGGGCATGCCGGTACGGTGCGGCCATCCCCGGTTGCGAGGGCCGAGGACGCAGCACGGTCGCCCCGTGCCACACCCAGTCCTCACCTTCTTGTTCGTTGAGCGCATCGACGTCAATCAGCACCTCCCAGTCGGGCTGATCGGTGCGATAGGACTCCATCGTGGTGCGACGCCACACACCTTTGATGTGATCGGCATCGGTCCAGAAGTTGTAGAGGTAATCGCCCCGCTTAACCACGCCAGGAATTTTGTCTTTGGAGTTCAAGATCGCCAGCGTCTCATCCGCGAGCACCGACGATAACCCGTCCGCATCCAGCTCACGTTCTGCTCGAGCGTTGCGTTCTTGCACCCAGCTGAGCGCCTGCTCACCGTCGACGTCTTCCAGGGCAATCCACG
Coding sequences within it:
- the msrA gene encoding peptide-methionine (S)-S-oxide reductase MsrA, whose product is MVTREEALPGRSAYSYSLARRHAVLGTDMLGPCSASEYPPVIDRDRNADLPSWPADAESIVLAGGCFWGVERILWQLPAVHVTACGYAGGWTSHPTYDEVCSAQTGHAEAVLVVYTHGTSTLRNLLEQFWQQHDPTTAMRQGNDIGTQYRSAVYWTTPEQEELVRQGARTYQSALSAAGRGQLTTELLPLREAGCGQFFYAEPDHQQYLATHPDGYCNHGFNGITCRIA
- a CDS encoding DUF2079 domain-containing protein; translated protein: MSTIQATPIQRPLAGPTGTGSHCASPRRLHQRRRKPLTAIHPVTPRTQTFIALAIAVCAIVAYGLLSSLQWRNIVAPSWDLGIFSQLAKAYAHWSAPIVPIKGPGFNLLGDHFHPILILLGPIWSAWPSGLALMWTQAVLFGISSIPITRLAIERLGTGWGTVVGVGYAFVWGLQAAQAVQFHEIVFAVLFIAFGLVAYLRGRYLTAALWIALLVLCKEDLGLTVAVFGAVLAWHRPQLRRLGVGVAAWGVAWFLLSTFVILPALNTGHRYDYTGNIGSLLDIFTPADKWVTVIMLICTAGVIGLRSPLMALMLPTLAWRFIGTVDFYWGWTWHYNAVLMPIAVAALIEVAPTVGRRIRNIAIAVLLAITVSLSGALPLASLLRPASYTPSWRIPFANQAIAAVPDGQTVASDLTLLSYLVPDHEVRWLHGPGDAWAQDAPDCAVLDQYSGAWPDGLPADPAAWLAERFGHSYQVREDGGGFVVLCQP
- a CDS encoding TetR/AcrR family transcriptional regulator: MNQHHECDRADADAYDQASQSEPSGGAEQVGKAREGRTRRAYRPVAERRREIVRAAIEVMRRDGAWSLTTRAVAEEAGISLGSVHYAFGSKNDLIVAVFDADNERATRRFRSALDEGGEPADILERALIGHTRDVIDDASAEAVVQELYLLGLRDPGLAPHVQAGTEHYRREAVKMLHAIADRSGGLWDVPIDVLAEQILALLFGTAAIWLTVRNDELFLASVRDGARTYATRLKKM
- a CDS encoding MFS transporter; amino-acid sequence: MSARRRWVSLAVLVLPVLLISIDMTVLGIAVPALSDHLRPSSAELLWIIDLYSFVLAGLLVLMGSLGDRIGRRRLLVTGSIAFGIASVLAAFSTSSEMLILARGLLGLGGATLMPSTLALIRSIFTDPTQRRTAIAVWAAAFSGGAAIGPVIGGFLLEHFWWGSVFLMNTPVMILLVIGALLFIPESKDPNPGPFDPLSALMSIAGILPIVYAIKTAAKHPDLTALIALVIGVVILALFIRRQRQLPSPMIDLGLFTHRAFTVAVLVNLITVFAMAGEMFFLPQHLMLVLGKTPFEAGLWMVPLAAVTFAGALLSPRLARYLPIHTVVALGLGLTAAGFLLATQLSGGPSDLPIFVVSGVLMGLGVGLGETLTNDVILEVAPPERAGAASAISETGYEFGGAMGTAVLGSIGLAVYGAHLTTVPGASDSALTSARESLGEAHGVATSLSSQAGEHLTQVANSAFVQGLDVVMLCGAILSAGGALMAYTLMRQSAPAARDGAGDAHREAVKQG
- a CDS encoding prolyl oligopeptidase family serine peptidase, with the protein product MDEMTSTAGSHEVEHGAISEAGVGAILPAPDGSSDPWIALEDVDGEQALSWVQERNARAERELDADGLSSVLADETLAILNSKDKIPGVVKRGDYLYNFWTDADHIKGVWRRTTMESYRTDQPDWEVLIDVDALNEQEGEDWVWHGATVLRPRPSQPGMAAPYRHALIRLSHGGSDSDVTREFDLVDKRFVAEDNGGFVRPDAKGSMDWIDEDTVFVSTDFGPGSMSLSGYPRQVRRWTRGTPLNHADLIFEADETDMMAYAVHESSPGFERDWVVRMRAFYDTEQMLLQPGESERLVTLDIPSDVEIMPHRDLICFMPRMDWTVGEDVYPAGSLVVCNLDDYLAGERRLTLLFEPSQSASLEDVTLTRHCVVLTILEDVKHRLEVHVRDDHGGWVRSDLYPDLPGSLSVSAVDADETDELWVSASGFLEPTTLWMGDIGPVSDGGQPGDLVRMKSAPATFDASGLEVTQHFAVSEDGTRIPYFQIGHVDASPAEKNPTLLYGYGGFEISLTPAYPGAVGKTWLERGGTYVLANIRGGGEYGPTWHQAALKEKRHKAYEDFAAVARDLIERGVTVTERLACRGGSNGGLLTGNMLAQYPELFGAVVIQVPLLDMKRYSHLLAGASWMAEYGDPDTEDWNFIRTFSPYHLLREDVTYPSTFVTTSTRDDRVHPGHARKLVAALESMGQDVRFWENIEGGHGGAATNEQAARMNALIHTFLWQTIGAGL